The following coding sequences lie in one Spinacia oleracea cultivar Varoflay chromosome 1, BTI_SOV_V1, whole genome shotgun sequence genomic window:
- the LOC110777537 gene encoding uncharacterized protein has product MEDQLRNLEKKIEEQNEKLEDQNKRMDQKFEELLKVMQSFKDANESHSSGSHNERNANHITLGMNPKLSFPKFDGSNPRIWVKKCCKYFDLCKIAQDQRVDLASLNMIEKAEGWVMNYLSVRKHMMVEWNDFVVDLYARFRDNSALNVVETFNKLHQVSTLEEYIDEFENLRSIMLMNNHVLPDAYMLESFIGGLKPAVKPFVKAFKPATIAEAIDLARLQEENLEAVSPKPYKTPMYNPKPLQSVPLLPNPKPPLLPTPTNKPNTSLALTKYPQQRTRNFKYIPADVRNHKCQFREPQLFTVEIPGDQIEELSDSDEKEVTEKEISEPQISVSALPGSQGFSTMRVRGLVKGKPLQILIDSGSTHNFVDLDFARKLGCKLDKIPAQAITVADGNHLACQHSCQGFTWEMQGVSFVTDVLLIPLGSCDMVVDQTCLTTEVHQVEQECEELRELKVTYSMVFEEPTVLPPIRGVFDHSIPLDPGATPVNIRPYRYPLKQRDVIEQLVQEMLDRGIIQPSASPFASPVVLVGKKDGTWRLCVDYRELNSKTIKNKFPIPVIDELIDE; this is encoded by the exons ATGGAGGATCAGCTCAGGAATTTGGAGAAAAAAATCGAGGAGCAAAATGAAAAACTCGAGGATCAAAACAAGAGGATGGATCAAAAGTTTGAAGAACTTTTGAAGGTAATGCAATCATTCAAGGATGCAAATGAATCACACTCTTCTGGCAGTCACAATGAAAGAAATGCAAACCACATAACTCTAGGTATGAATCCTAAGCTGTCATTTCCTAAATTTGATGGAAGCAATCCTAGAATTTGGGTCAAAAAATGCTGTAAATACTTTGATCTGTGTAAAATTGCTCAGGATCAGAGGGTAGATTTGGCTTCATTGAACATGATTGAAAAGGCTGAAGGGTGGGTTATGAACTATTTGTCTGTTAGGAAGCATATGATGGTAGAATGGAATGATTTTGTAGTTGATCTCTATGCTAGATTTAGGGATAATTCAGCCTTAAATGTAGTTGAAACTTTCAATAAACTACATCAAGTTAGTACTCTGGAGGAATACATAGATGAATTTGAAAACCTAAGATCTATTATGTTGATGAATAACCATGTCCTTcctgatgcatacatgttggaAAGCTTCATTGGGGGTTTAAAACCTGCTGTTAAGCCATTTGTTAAGGCCTTCAAACCAGCTACCATTGCTGAAGCTATTGATTTGGCTAGACTTCAGGAAGAAAATCTAGAAGCTGTGTCTCCCAAACCTTACAAAACACCAATGTACAATCCTAAACCATTGCAATCTGTTCCCCTTTTACCAAACCCTAAACCACCATTGTTACCCACACCCACAAATAAGCCAAACACAAGCCTAGCCCTCACAAAATATCCACAACAAAGAACCAGAAATTTCAAATACATTCCAGCTGATGTAAG AAACCACAAATGTCAATTTAGGGAACCACAATTGTTCACTGTAGAGATTCCAGGTGATCAGATTGAGGAACTCAGTGATTCTGATGAAAAAGAGGTGACTGAAAAAGAAATAAGTGAGCCCCAAATATCAGTGAGTGCATTACCAGGAAGCCAAGGGTTCAGCACCATGAGAGTTAGGGGACTAGTGAAGGGAAAACCCCTTCAGATACTGATAGACTCAGGTAGCACCCACAACTTTGTGGATCTGGATTTTGCTAGAAAATTGGGTTGCAAACTAGATAAAATACCAGCTCAAGCCATTACTGTGGCTGATGGAAACCACCTTGCTTGCCAACATAGTTGCCAAGGGTTTACTTGGGAAATGCAGGGGGTCAGTTTTGTGACAGATGTGCTACTGATTCCATTAGGGAGTTGTGACATG GTGGTAGACCAAACTTGTCTAACCACAGAAGTGCATCAGGTAGAACAAGAGTGTGAGGAATTAAGGGAACTCAAGGTGACTTACAGTATGGTCTTTGAGGAACCAACTGTGTTGCCACCTATTAGAGGGGTGTTTGACCACTCTATTCCACTTGACCCTGGAGCAACCCCTGTGAACATCAGGCCTTATAGGTATCCCCTTAAACAAAGGGATGTTATTGAGCAACTAGTACAGGAAATGCTGGATAGAGGGATCATTCAACCAAGTGCTAGTCCTTTTGCATCACCAGTGGTGTTAGTTGGAAAGAAGGATGGCACATGGAGACTTTGTGTGGATTACAGAGAACTGAATAGTAAAACAATCAAAAACAAGTTTCCAATTCCAGTAATAGATGAGTTGATAGATGAATGA